The sequence below is a genomic window from Pleurocapsa sp. PCC 7327.
GGACCATTTCCTGCCACATTGAGGGTAGCTTCGCTCGTGTAGGTAGGAGGGGTGTTTTTCAAATAAACAATCGCGATCGCCCACAGTCCCGCATTGGCAAAGATGCCAACGATCGCATACTTCAAGAAGCGCCACCAAAGACTTCGTCCTACTGGCTTAGACTTTTCGTCAGTTAATGACTTGGGAATAATTGCCATTAATTGAAAAGGTTGCGAAACAGCAAAATGGGATTTAAAGGACTCAAGATATCGCCAATAGTGCGAAACAGATCTCTGGTATTCGTTGCCGACGAATCATAACAAGCGACGCTATCCTTTGGCATGAGCAAGGGATTCTCTTCATTATTATCGGAATTTCGCATTAAATCTTCAACGTCGCGCTCGATGGCGATGGTTTTTCCCGTAATGCGATCGGCTCTTACTAAAATAGCTTTTCTATCTTCACTAATATCCGTTCCTCCAGCACAGTTGGTTGCTACGACGGCGTGACTAAAGCGAGAGCCATAAGGAACGCTAATCCCTTCTTCGCGGTTGCTAACCGCTGCCGATGCGTTATTGGCGGCAGGAATGGTGAGATTGGAGACAAAGACCTTGATTCCTGGGGGTGTAATTTGAGAAGGACGCACCAACTCCGGTTGAAAACGATCCGCCCGAGGAACTACAATGCGATCGCCTGCTATCAGGGGTACGTCCTCTACTGGCTCTCCCGTAAAAACTCCTGATAAATCTATTATCGTCTCGCGATCGCCCCGAATGAGACGGACTTGACTGACATCTGCGGTCGGTAATACGCCTCCTGCCGCTCGAATCGCATTGGTTAGATGGCGACGAATGGGATAATTGCCCGTAATTTGCCGAGATTCGGGTGAAAATGCCGTATTTGCCTCGTTTTTAGTTTCGTTAATCAAAACTCGTCCGGGTTGAAAGGTTTCTCCCGCCACAGTCACTTGTATGGGCGCCCATTTGAGGACTTGAACGCTCAATTGCAATTTGTCGGGAAGAAAAAAACCTTTATCGCTCAAGCTTTGAGACAGTTTGGCTTGAATATCGGGCGGTTCTAATCCAACGACAGGTAAAGCGCCCAGATAGGGAATTTCGATCTTGCCATCTTGGTTGACTTCGTAAACGCCAACAAAATATTTATCATTAGGAATAGAAATTTCCAAGCGATCGCCTGGAGATATTGGTAGAGCTAAACTTGGCGACGACTTCAAAAATGCAACCATCAATATCCCGATTCGTAAAAACCAGTTTTTTTTCATCTTCAGCATTTTTGATACAATTTTTGACGCTTAAAAACATAACGGGTTGCCCAAACGGCAAACAAGGGTAAGAAAAGGCAATGAGTTAGTAAAACTGCCATCGCGACTCCTACACTCTGCCAATGAACGCCAATGAATAACCCTATCGTAAACAATCCAGTAAAAAGAAGATTCCAGACGAGATCGATTTCTGGCTTGTCTACGGCTAATAATAATTGGGAGGCAGAATCGGCAAACGGACGAGGAATTGCCGACAGACAAATTAAAATCAAAATAGGAACGGCAACCATCCACTTTTGACCGAAAATTAGGGGAACATAAAAAGGAGCCAGAAAAGACTGAAGCAGAACTAAGGGAATAATAACCAGCGCGATCGTTTTCAAGCTACTTTGATAGCGCCAGCGAAATTGAACCAGATTTGATCGCGCATCGCACAGATGCGGGAGCAAAGCTGATTTAATCGAGGAAATAATCCCAAAACTAATGCCAAAACCTGCATTAAAAGCAAAATAATAAATTCCCAATGCTTCAATACTGAGAAAGCGTCCGACGATGAGGTAGTCTAGGTTGGCACGCAGCGTATTGAGCAATTCAACGCCTAACACGCTGCGTCCAAAACGCATTAATTCCCTCCAACGCGTAGTTGTAAATTGTCCCTTGGGTCGCCAGGAATGATTTTTTAAGATACCGTAAACCCAGATAGGAGCAACTAGCATCTTTGGTAAAACGATCGCCCACATTCCCAATCCAGCAATGGCAAAAACTGCTGATAAAATATTATCGGTGCAAACTTGAAGCATATCCGTCAGCGCGATCGCCTTAAAGCGCCCTTCTCGTTGAATCAGCGCCGCCTGTACCATTCCCACGGGAAGTAAAAGCAAATTGAACGCCATCCCGCAAATAGGCACAATCAAGTTATTGTCGCGGTAAAACCAAGCAATAGGAAAGGCCGTCAGACATTGAATGGCAAATAACCCGATAAAGATTGCCCAATTCAGCCAATACGCCGATTGAGCCAAGTTTTCAAGTTGTTTTTCCTCTACTTGAATCAGTCGAATGCCAATTCCGTTGCGCGCGAACACCCGGATAAACTCATTCGTCGTGAGAACGACAGCCGCCAAACCGTAGTCATGGGGGGAAAGAAAGCGAGCTAGAATAATTGTGGTTATCAAGCGCGAAACTCGGATAACTGCGCCCGAACCTCCTAACCAACCGACATTACGGGCAAAAGGACTGTCTAAGGTTTTGAGTTGGGTTGCGATCGCTCGAAATGAAATTTTCACGTCACTGTTATTCGTGAAGTTTGCTCGCTATTGAGTGTTCCCATTTCGATCGGTAGAATCGATGCGAAAAGAAATTCTTTGTTTTTTCAGGAAGTTGATATAAAGTTCACAATTGCAAAAATCCTTGCTCCAATAACTCTAAAATTTCCTCTGTGGAGAAAGAACGTTGTTCTTGAATGGAGAGATTTTTGACAAGCGATCGCAGTCGTTCGTACTGTTCTTTGGTGAGCGGTTTTTTGAGATGTTGCTCGAAAAGATACTGAAAATTACTAGCACCGCTACACTTGCCAAACCAAATCTCCGGCTTTCCGTAGGGAAAAATTGAATAGCTGCGATAATCTTCTAGGAGACTTTTAACATGAATCCCCGTTTCGTGGCGTTGCGCTTGTTGAGAATAGGGCGAATGCGGGCGAATTCCTCGGAGATCGAGATAGTCTGTTACTTTATTAAGAGCATCATAATCGATTCCTTCTACCTCCCAGCCAAATCGAATTCTCAGACCGTTTAAAACCTGTTCTAGAGCGACATTTCCCGCTCGTTCTCCAATGCCGCCAAAGGTGCCAGAAACGCCAGAAACCCCCGCTAACACCGCCTGAATGGTGTTTTCGAGTGCCAACCCCAGATCGTTGTGGAAATGAACGGCTAAGGGAGCCTGATTAGTATACTCTAAAAGGTCGTGTATCCATACATAAGTTTTTTCTGGCGTCAGGACTCCCACTGTATCGCAGAGCAAGAATTGCTCGATATAGGGTTGAAAAGCGCAGATACACTCGACCAGAAAATCAAAATCGGAGCGACTGGCATCCTCGGCAGCAAAGTATACTTTTAAGCCAATTTCTGTGGCGTAGCGCAGATGTTTGAGAATTTTGTCGATCGCACTCTGACGAACTTTGTTGATAATGTTTTTGGGAATATTATCATCTACAGTTTTCCCTTTATAGTCGGGGTTGCGGCGGATTGCCGGATCTCTGAGAAAAAGCAGGCGATCGGAGACGGCATGAAAGAGAATAATCTTGTGTACGCCGCAAATTTTAGCGCGATCGATAAATCGTCGGTTCATCATCGTCGAGGCGACAACCTTATTATCCAATCCTTCCGCTATCAATGTTTTCACCAAATACTCTTCAGTTTCATGAATGGCAGGCATGATAGCGATTTGATGTACTCCCGTCCTAGCGATCGAATGTGCTAAAGTTCGCTTAGTTTCACTCTCAAAGAATAGTCCTGCTTGTTGTTCGCCATCTCGAAGCGTTTCATCAGAAATTATCAACCCGATCGTCTGCATGATATGAGTTCAACTGTTATCCAACTGAGCAGCCTCTTAAAAGCCCAATTATAAAGTTAATCTTAAAAGTATAGGAAATATTACTGTATTTTGACATATTACATAGTAAATTATATCCAACTTAATGCGTTATAACGGGTTAGTAAGGTAATTGGTAAATATTTTGACTGTTTAATAGACATCACTTTCAAAGGAGCTGTTTCCGTAAAAATTTTACGGTCATACTTGGATAAGAACGAAGAGAGGAGGGGGTGGGGAGACAAGGGGGAGACAAGGGACTGTGGGGAGAAAACTAACTACTAACTAATCTCCAAAATGATTAAAGATTCAACTTAAGGAGTAAATTGATGAACTTTGGAAGTTTGCATGATATCCTCTTCTTTCCAAGTTTAATTGTTGGATTGCTGGTTTTACTTTTCATTAGCATTTGGGCATATACAAGAGTTTATATTATTACCCCAAATAACGAAGCTTTTGTAAGAACTGGAGGCGTAATTTGGAAAGGCAAAACTGTTATTCTCAATGGTGGCTGTATTGTCTTGCCTAGATTTCACCAAATCACGCGCGTTCCTTTGCGAGAAATTTCTATTGATGTAGAGAGAACTGGCAAACTAGCGGTTCGCACTCAAGATTATTTGCGAGCCAATATGCGGGTGACATTTTACGTTTGCATTAATCCCAACAAGGATGATGTATTAACGTCTGCTGCTCGTTTGTCCAAACAAGAAAAAATATCCGATAATGATATCAAAGATGCCTTAGAAAAAAGAGCCGACGGCGCGATTCGTGCCGCAGCGAAAAAGAAGAGTTTGACAGAGATTGATTCTGATAAATTGGGGTTTGCCAATGAAGTTTTGAATCTGATTCAACAAGATTTAAAGAAAGTCGGACTGACATTGAATAATATCGCCATTTCGGAAATCGAAGAAAGCGATACTTACGATGAAAATAACTTTTTCGATGCTCAAGGCATGCGTTTGAGAACCGAAACAATTCAGCGATCGATTCAACAGAAACGAGAAGTCGAATTAAGTACTAGAGTCGCGATCGAACAACGAGAACTGCAAGCCGAAAAACAATTGCTAGAAATTGCTAAACAAAAAGAAGATGCCAAATTAACCCAACAAAAAGAAATTGAGTTGCTCAAAGCACAAAGAGAAAGAGAAATTCAAGAAGCAAAAGACCAAGAAGCTGCCACGATCGCTCGCAATAAAATTTGGCAAGAAAAAGCCGTTGAAGAAGAAAAAATTCAACAACAATTAGCCGTACAACAGAGTCAGATTGAGGCAAATATAGCTCTAGAGGAAGGCAACAAACAACTCAAAGTTGCTGAAATTATGCGCCAACAAACGATAGAAGTCTCTCGCTTGCGATCGCAAATCGAAATTGCCCAAGCACAAAGAGAGTCAAAAATCGCTCAACAAGAAGCTGCAATCGCGATTGCCGAAAAAGAGCGCGATCGCGCCTACGCCGAAGCCGAAAAAGCCAAAGCCGAAACCGCCGTTATCACGGCGATAGAAGTCGAAAAAGCAGAAAGGGAAAAACGCCTCTCGATGATTTGTGCCGAACAAGAAGCGCAAAAACGTGCCATTGGCGATCGCAACGTCATAGAAATCGATGTTTTCCGTCGCAAGCGTCAAGCGGAAGTTGCTCGTCAAGCAGCAGAACAAGAAGCCGAAGCCATCCGCTCCCTTGCCGATGCTAACCGCTATCAAGCCACGGCAGAAGCAGAAGGCAAACGGACGCTTATTGAAGCCGAAAATGCTCTTAGTAATGCCAACCGCACAGCAAAACTAATCGAAGCCATTTTACCCGAACTAGCAGATCGACTGCCAGAAATCGTCAAAGCTTTAGCACCTCAACCAGGAGTTTTGGGAGATACGCGCATTTATGCGTTTCCAGGAGTAAACGGCAACAATAACAATGGCGCTAGCGATATCAACAAACTATTGCTCTCTACCAGCGGTTTAGCGCTACTCGATACCTTGCTCGATGAAAGCAAATTAGGAAAAGCGATCGATCGAGTCAAGCAATTACTCACTTCTGAGGAGAAAAAGTCCTCAGCAACTCTTTCCAATCTACCCCAAGATGAGAACGCGGTGTCTGAAGAAGTTCGGACACATGAGCCATCCGTTTAAAAGCAAGTCGTATAGTGAATTGAGGCGATTGATGGTAAAAAAAGATCGGTCTCTAATTAGTTAACAAGACCGAGCTAGTAAAAATGTTACTTGAATTATATCGTAGCAGTTTAGCCAGTCAACTCACACCTGCTCAATTATTAACTCTTTTAGCTGAGCAACAAGCTTTAATTCGCCCAGTTATTAAGCTATTGAAATGTTATAAATTCGTGGTGTTGGGAGACCGAGAATTTCATAGTGTCGAACTAGCAAGACGGCTTTTATCAAAGAAAGTTAACTTTGTTTTACGTCAACAATAAGGGACTTTCATCCAACTAAAAAGACAAGCATGGTATTTACTAACCAATTTAAAGAGTTTAGAAGAAGCAATAAAAGCTTATAAACGGCGAGTCTGGATTGAAGCAATGTTTAAGGATTGTAAAACGGGTGAATATAATTTAGAAGGGTCTAAAGCCTCAATAGAAAGATTGACTCGCTTAGTTTTATTGATGGCGTTCGCGAAGCGTGCCGGAGGCAATCTCGCCTACACGAGTTCAACCTTAAAAGGCAAAATAATTACAGCGAAGGAACAACAACAATACATCGGTCGCTTGAGAAAGATTAAACAATCTTTGACTCCAAACAGTAATTTTTGGCTCGGATTATATGGGGATGTCTGGATAATAACAAGGGAATTTGTTGCCCCTAGGGGAGAAGAATTGATGAGACTTAACTCAATAAGCTCCCATTTTATCAGAGAGGGATAAGAGCTATGAACATTATACAGCAAGCTTTCTAGCTGGGTTGTCACCCCGTCAGGGTTTTCTCTCTATCGTTGTTCTCAAAAAACTCCCCAGCCGCTATCTTGGTATAATCGCAACTTTAGCTGCAAAGATAAGGACTATATTAACAAGTTCTTACCGAACAACTTAATCATCACACCTTGCTAACGTTTTCTTCTAAAGCGTAACGATTTTGAGTAATGAGTGAAGCAAACAAGCAATTTGAATATTTTTCCCTCCGAGTCAAGCCTCTCCTAGAAACTCTCTACGATAAAAAAACTGCCGCCCATTTTTTAGAGCGGTTGTACTATCTCCTCAAAGAACATTTTGCCGATCGCGTCGATGAAAATTTAAATAAATGGACGGAAAATAACGTTCAACTCATAACCTACGGAGATAGTATCCTCAAAGAAGGCGAAAAACCCTTAGTTACGCTCGATCGCTTTTTAGACGAACACATTCGAGATACACTGACAGGCGTTCATATTCTGCCTTTTTTTCCCTACAGTTCCGACGATGGGTTTGCTGTCATCGACTATCTCAAAGTCGATCCACAATTAGGAGATTGGGAAGATATTCAACGGATTGCTGGAAAATTTAATTTAATGGTCGATCTCGTCATCAATCACGTTTCCAGCCAACATGCTTGGTTTGAGCAATTTAAGCAAGGAATTAAGCCGGGATGCGATTATTTTATCGAAGTCGATCCCGCTACCGATTTATCTCAAGTCGTTCGTCCTCGCAGTACGCCATTGCTAGCTAAAGTCAATACGGTTAAGGGAGAAAAACATGTCTGGGCAACCTTTAGCGAAGATCAAATCGATGTTAATTTTGCCAATCCAGAGGTTTTATTGGAGTACGTTAAAATTATTCTTTTCTATATCAAGAAAGGGGCAAAATATATTCGACTCGATGCCGTAGGATTTCTCTGGAAAAAAATTGGCACTTCCTGCATTCATTTACCAGAAACTCATACCGTTATCAGGCTTCTACGGGAAATCGTACAAATGCTCGATCCGATGGTAGCTTTAATATCGGAAACTAACGTCCCCAACCGAGAAAATCTGAGTTATTTTGGCAATCGAAATGAGGCGCACATGATTTATAATTTCAGCCTTCCTCCCCTCATTTTGAATGCTTTATTACAAGGAAAATCCGATCATTTAAAAACATGGATGATGAGCATGCCTCCTGCGCCTATTGGGTGTGCGTATCTGAATTTTACCGCTTCCCACGATGGAATTGGTCTGCGTCCTACTGAAGGATTGTTATACGAAGACGAGTATCAAACCCTGTTAGAAAAGATGCAGGAATTCGGCGGCAAAATCAGCATGAGAAATAAATCCGACGGAACCGAAGTTCCTTATGAGGTCAATATTTCTTTCTTCGACGCGATGCAAGGTACTGTTAAAGGTAAGGATAAATGGCAAATTCAGCGCTTTCTTTGTTCGCAAACGATTATGTTAGCTCTCGAAGGAATTCCAGCTTTTTATATTCATAGTTTATTGGCAACGCCCAACGACCTTGAAGGCGTGGAAAAAAACGGAAGAAATCGCTCTATTAACCGCTACAAATGGAATTATGAAGAGTTAGAAAAACGCTTAAAAAATCCCAAGTCTCCTCAGTCAATCGTATTAAAAGAACTCAGCCGACGCATCAAAATTCGTCGCAAACAACCTGCATTTCATCCCAATGCAACTCAATATACTTTGCATCCCTTAAATAAAGCGCTGTTCGTCTTCTGGAGACAAAGCATTTATCGCGATCAAAGTATTTTCTGCATTAATAATTTGAGCGATCGCACTCAAAAACTTCGTCTCTCTGACTTAAATTTATTTATTATCGATCCCTGGTGCGATCTCCTAAGCGGGCATCCAATCGAAAATCTCCACGACAAATTTACCCTCAAGCCCTATCAATGTGCTTGGATTACTAATAAGTTTTAATCGAGCGATCGGCTAAATACCAGAAAATTATAGCAGTCTTGCCCAGTAGGTAGCCTGCCACGTCAGCAGAAACAAAACCCCGCAGATGAGAGCGCCCAAGTTCCACTTGACCGACCTCTTGAGTAGGGTTAGCTGTCGATTTGCTTGCATTTCCTCAGCTTCGACAGCTATCTTTCTTTCAGCAATGGCGATCGAAGAAGCAACTTGTTTTTTTGCCTCTTCCAACTGTTGAGCATTTTTCACCTCCTGA
It includes:
- a CDS encoding alpha-amylase family glycosyl hydrolase → MSEANKQFEYFSLRVKPLLETLYDKKTAAHFLERLYYLLKEHFADRVDENLNKWTENNVQLITYGDSILKEGEKPLVTLDRFLDEHIRDTLTGVHILPFFPYSSDDGFAVIDYLKVDPQLGDWEDIQRIAGKFNLMVDLVINHVSSQHAWFEQFKQGIKPGCDYFIEVDPATDLSQVVRPRSTPLLAKVNTVKGEKHVWATFSEDQIDVNFANPEVLLEYVKIILFYIKKGAKYIRLDAVGFLWKKIGTSCIHLPETHTVIRLLREIVQMLDPMVALISETNVPNRENLSYFGNRNEAHMIYNFSLPPLILNALLQGKSDHLKTWMMSMPPAPIGCAYLNFTASHDGIGLRPTEGLLYEDEYQTLLEKMQEFGGKISMRNKSDGTEVPYEVNISFFDAMQGTVKGKDKWQIQRFLCSQTIMLALEGIPAFYIHSLLATPNDLEGVEKNGRNRSINRYKWNYEELEKRLKNPKSPQSIVLKELSRRIKIRRKQPAFHPNATQYTLHPLNKALFVFWRQSIYRDQSIFCINNLSDRTQKLRLSDLNLFIIDPWCDLLSGHPIENLHDKFTLKPYQCAWITNKF
- a CDS encoding LeuA family protein, with the protein product MQTIGLIISDETLRDGEQQAGLFFESETKRTLAHSIARTGVHQIAIMPAIHETEEYLVKTLIAEGLDNKVVASTMMNRRFIDRAKICGVHKIILFHAVSDRLLFLRDPAIRRNPDYKGKTVDDNIPKNIINKVRQSAIDKILKHLRYATEIGLKVYFAAEDASRSDFDFLVECICAFQPYIEQFLLCDTVGVLTPEKTYVWIHDLLEYTNQAPLAVHFHNDLGLALENTIQAVLAGVSGVSGTFGGIGERAGNVALEQVLNGLRIRFGWEVEGIDYDALNKVTDYLDLRGIRPHSPYSQQAQRHETGIHVKSLLEDYRSYSIFPYGKPEIWFGKCSGASNFQYLFEQHLKKPLTKEQYERLRSLVKNLSIQEQRSFSTEEILELLEQGFLQL
- a CDS encoding polysaccharide biosynthesis/export family protein; protein product: MVAFLKSSPSLALPISPGDRLEISIPNDKYFVGVYEVNQDGKIEIPYLGALPVVGLEPPDIQAKLSQSLSDKGFFLPDKLQLSVQVLKWAPIQVTVAGETFQPGRVLINETKNEANTAFSPESRQITGNYPIRRHLTNAIRAAGGVLPTADVSQVRLIRGDRETIIDLSGVFTGEPVEDVPLIAGDRIVVPRADRFQPELVRPSQITPPGIKVFVSNLTIPAANNASAAVSNREEGISVPYGSRFSHAVVATNCAGGTDISEDRKAILVRADRITGKTIAIERDVEDLMRNSDNNEENPLLMPKDSVACYDSSATNTRDLFRTIGDILSPLNPILLFRNLFN
- a CDS encoding flotillin family protein, translated to MNFGSLHDILFFPSLIVGLLVLLFISIWAYTRVYIITPNNEAFVRTGGVIWKGKTVILNGGCIVLPRFHQITRVPLREISIDVERTGKLAVRTQDYLRANMRVTFYVCINPNKDDVLTSAARLSKQEKISDNDIKDALEKRADGAIRAAAKKKSLTEIDSDKLGFANEVLNLIQQDLKKVGLTLNNIAISEIEESDTYDENNFFDAQGMRLRTETIQRSIQQKREVELSTRVAIEQRELQAEKQLLEIAKQKEDAKLTQQKEIELLKAQREREIQEAKDQEAATIARNKIWQEKAVEEEKIQQQLAVQQSQIEANIALEEGNKQLKVAEIMRQQTIEVSRLRSQIEIAQAQRESKIAQQEAAIAIAEKERDRAYAEAEKAKAETAVITAIEVEKAEREKRLSMICAEQEAQKRAIGDRNVIEIDVFRRKRQAEVARQAAEQEAEAIRSLADANRYQATAEAEGKRTLIEAENALSNANRTAKLIEAILPELADRLPEIVKALAPQPGVLGDTRIYAFPGVNGNNNNGASDINKLLLSTSGLALLDTLLDESKLGKAIDRVKQLLTSEEKKSSATLSNLPQDENAVSEEVRTHEPSV
- a CDS encoding lipopolysaccharide biosynthesis protein encodes the protein MKISFRAIATQLKTLDSPFARNVGWLGGSGAVIRVSRLITTIILARFLSPHDYGLAAVVLTTNEFIRVFARNGIGIRLIQVEEKQLENLAQSAYWLNWAIFIGLFAIQCLTAFPIAWFYRDNNLIVPICGMAFNLLLLPVGMVQAALIQREGRFKAIALTDMLQVCTDNILSAVFAIAGLGMWAIVLPKMLVAPIWVYGILKNHSWRPKGQFTTTRWRELMRFGRSVLGVELLNTLRANLDYLIVGRFLSIEALGIYYFAFNAGFGISFGIISSIKSALLPHLCDARSNLVQFRWRYQSSLKTIALVIIPLVLLQSFLAPFYVPLIFGQKWMVAVPILILICLSAIPRPFADSASQLLLAVDKPEIDLVWNLLFTGLFTIGLFIGVHWQSVGVAMAVLLTHCLFLPLFAVWATRYVFKRQKLYQKC